In a genomic window of uncultured Sphaerochaeta sp.:
- a CDS encoding iron ABC transporter permease yields the protein MFTKKRILQFCAAALIFLLADFWMYSTLSSNFRSYEEQRNFNEIELFAETVPDERTEQAFASWIPTVKEIIPGSRALYLAFDETSFDFKPATGSESTLALFNAYRSTTEFQKGMESAYYLEPMRLDSSYKADYSLDPDANSYETAPSQVYFVPVVDETGYQVSGAVMILVPTSTATGFNNLLRTLFIVAAVIFLGIMLVIMFTRDPMTGFMVLALFGIVLVFIAYPLLEAVRLSFMKDGVFSLQTWKESLSPTYLIALWGSLRLGVLTATISTLVGYMFAFLIERTSFRQKKLMTTLATMPVISPPFSLSLSIILLFGNNGLISKQLLHLNTSIYGLGGLTLVQVIGMFPIAFMTISGVLRQIDSTVEDASLDLSATRWQTFKSITLPLSAPGILSAWLLVFTNSLADFANPLLLSGDYRVLSTEAYMLVTGRSNLGAGSALSFILLMPTLTAFLIQRNWVSKKSFVTVTGKPSTNLTELTNTPVRKILEIGSWVFIGFIAALYLTIVAGCFVVNWGIDYSFTLANWGEALARGWTSIRDTVTLALIATPIAGLLAMLSAMLIVRKKFPGKRMLEMLIMTPYAIPGTLIGISYVLAFNKQPLLLVGTGAIIVINYIIRELPVGLENGITALHQIDPAIEESAADLGADVPTVFRTIVLPLIRPAFLSSMSYTFVRSMTAVSAIIFLISARWNHLTVLIFNFSENLRFGLASVLSTILIVIVLSVWGLMQVVVRDDKLTQKSISAR from the coding sequence ATGTTTACAAAAAAACGCATCCTTCAGTTCTGCGCTGCGGCACTGATCTTCCTGCTGGCCGACTTCTGGATGTACAGTACGCTCTCCTCAAATTTCCGATCCTATGAGGAACAGCGGAACTTCAATGAGATTGAACTGTTTGCAGAAACAGTACCTGATGAACGAACCGAACAAGCCTTTGCCTCTTGGATTCCTACCGTCAAGGAAATCATTCCCGGCAGCCGGGCTCTCTACCTTGCCTTTGATGAAACTTCCTTTGACTTCAAGCCAGCCACTGGTTCTGAGTCCACACTCGCCCTCTTCAATGCCTACCGAAGCACAACGGAGTTCCAAAAGGGTATGGAGAGTGCCTATTATCTGGAACCAATGCGGCTTGACTCATCCTACAAGGCTGACTACAGCCTCGATCCCGATGCAAACAGCTATGAAACAGCTCCCAGTCAGGTCTACTTCGTCCCGGTAGTGGATGAAACCGGCTACCAGGTCTCCGGTGCTGTCATGATTCTGGTCCCCACCAGTACAGCCACCGGTTTCAACAACCTTCTGAGAACCCTTTTCATCGTGGCTGCAGTGATCTTCCTGGGAATCATGTTGGTGATCATGTTCACCCGAGACCCCATGACAGGCTTCATGGTACTTGCCCTCTTCGGCATCGTACTGGTCTTCATCGCCTATCCCTTGCTGGAAGCCGTACGACTCTCCTTCATGAAGGATGGCGTCTTCAGCTTGCAGACCTGGAAAGAGAGCCTCTCCCCCACCTATCTGATTGCCCTCTGGGGATCGCTGAGGCTCGGTGTCCTGACCGCCACCATTTCCACATTGGTCGGGTATATGTTCGCCTTCCTGATCGAACGAACTTCTTTCAGGCAGAAAAAACTGATGACCACCTTGGCAACCATGCCGGTGATCTCCCCGCCGTTCTCCCTCTCGCTCTCCATCATCCTGTTGTTCGGAAACAATGGGTTGATAAGCAAGCAACTCTTGCACCTGAACACCTCCATCTATGGCCTTGGTGGCCTTACCTTGGTCCAGGTCATCGGGATGTTCCCGATTGCCTTCATGACCATCAGCGGGGTACTCAGGCAAATCGATTCCACCGTAGAGGATGCTTCCCTGGACCTGAGCGCCACCCGCTGGCAAACCTTCAAGTCCATCACCCTGCCGCTCTCCGCCCCCGGTATCCTGTCTGCATGGTTGTTGGTCTTCACCAACTCCCTTGCAGACTTTGCAAACCCCCTGCTTCTCAGTGGTGACTATCGTGTCCTCTCCACGGAGGCATACATGCTGGTAACCGGAAGAAGCAACCTGGGAGCCGGATCGGCTCTCTCCTTCATCCTGTTGATGCCCACCCTCACAGCCTTCCTGATCCAGCGCAACTGGGTCTCCAAGAAGAGTTTTGTGACGGTGACAGGCAAACCTTCCACCAACCTCACCGAGCTGACCAACACACCGGTTCGCAAGATCCTGGAGATTGGTTCCTGGGTCTTCATCGGCTTCATCGCAGCCCTTTACCTGACCATCGTCGCTGGTTGCTTTGTAGTCAACTGGGGTATCGATTACTCCTTCACCCTTGCCAACTGGGGTGAAGCACTCGCGCGTGGCTGGACTTCAATCCGTGACACCGTGACGCTTGCATTGATTGCAACCCCGATTGCAGGCCTGCTTGCCATGCTCAGCGCAATGCTGATCGTCCGCAAGAAGTTCCCCGGCAAGCGCATGCTGGAGATGCTGATCATGACCCCGTATGCAATACCAGGCACCCTGATCGGCATCAGCTATGTCCTTGCCTTCAACAAGCAGCCGTTGCTGCTGGTCGGGACAGGGGCGATCATCGTCATCAACTACATCATCCGCGAACTGCCGGTCGGCTTGGAGAATGGCATCACAGCCCTCCACCAGATTGATCCGGCCATCGAGGAGTCAGCTGCAGACTTGGGTGCTGATGTACCCACGGTTTTCAGGACCATCGTCCTGCCGCTGATCAGACCGGCCTTCCTGTCCAGCATGTCCTACACCTTCGTACGGTCCATGACTGCGGTAAGTGCCATCATCTTCCTGATATCGGCTCGCTGGAATCACCTGACCGTCCTGATCTTCAACTTCTCCGAAAACCTCAGATTCGGTCTTGCCAGCGTCTTGTCAACCATCCTGATCGTCATCGTCCTCTCCGTATGGGGTCTGATGCAGGTCGTGGTCCGTGATGACAAGCTCACCCAGAAATCTATCTCAGCCCGCTAA
- a CDS encoding ABC transporter substrate-binding protein, whose product MKKTLAILLILAVLTGSLFAQGGQEAAPAAPAAAPAAAPAPAAAASGSVNAYTTLEEPLAAKLFQLFEAETGIKVNFVRLSGGEAVARLEAESANPQASIWVGGVGLDHITAKSKDLTTPYVSRYTSKTPEQFRDAENYFIGLYVGPLTFVTNLDRAKELGFEAPKSWADLLKPEYKGYIRVANPNSSGTAYNVLTTMLDIFGTEDKMIEYMKELDKNIDQYTKSGSAPGKSVATGEIPIAIGYAHDQVKLKAAGSPIVITAPAEGTGYELASMSLVKGGKDTVNAKRLYDWILSSPVAQSTFTEWYVVLVAEGAAKHPDALSINEIKTVVQDMAWDGDKVNKTRLLDRWTNEIGNKR is encoded by the coding sequence ATGAAAAAAACACTTGCGATCCTGCTTATTCTGGCAGTGCTCACCGGCTCCCTGTTCGCACAGGGCGGTCAGGAAGCAGCACCTGCAGCACCCGCCGCAGCACCCGCAGCAGCTCCTGCTCCGGCAGCCGCCGCATCCGGTAGCGTAAACGCCTACACCACCCTTGAGGAGCCCCTTGCAGCCAAGCTGTTCCAGCTCTTTGAGGCTGAAACCGGCATCAAAGTCAATTTTGTCCGTCTCAGCGGTGGCGAGGCTGTTGCCCGTCTTGAAGCTGAGTCAGCCAATCCCCAGGCTTCCATCTGGGTCGGAGGTGTCGGTCTTGACCACATCACTGCCAAGAGCAAAGACCTGACCACTCCGTATGTGAGCCGCTATACGTCCAAGACCCCCGAGCAGTTCCGCGATGCTGAGAACTATTTCATCGGTCTGTATGTCGGACCCCTTACCTTCGTCACCAACCTTGACCGTGCCAAGGAACTGGGTTTCGAGGCTCCGAAGAGCTGGGCAGACCTGCTGAAACCCGAGTACAAGGGATATATCCGCGTTGCAAACCCGAACTCCTCCGGTACTGCCTACAACGTCCTGACCACGATGCTTGATATCTTCGGCACCGAGGACAAGATGATCGAGTACATGAAGGAACTGGACAAGAACATCGACCAGTACACCAAGAGTGGCTCAGCCCCTGGCAAGAGCGTTGCAACCGGTGAGATCCCCATCGCCATCGGCTATGCACATGACCAGGTCAAGCTCAAGGCAGCTGGATCCCCGATCGTCATCACAGCTCCTGCCGAAGGCACCGGCTACGAATTGGCATCCATGTCCCTCGTCAAGGGCGGCAAGGATACGGTCAATGCCAAGAGACTGTACGACTGGATTCTTTCCAGCCCTGTAGCCCAGTCGACCTTCACCGAATGGTATGTCGTATTGGTTGCTGAAGGCGCAGCAAAGCACCCCGATGCCCTCTCCATCAACGAAATCAAAACCGTTGTACAGGATATGGCTTGGGATGGCGATAAGGTCAACAAGACTCGCCTGCTCGACCGCTGGACCAACGAAATCGGCAACAAGAGATAA
- a CDS encoding GNAT family N-acetyltransferase, translating into MQEKQIGELQELVFRQEHLENEVFLSSEMNIDKEKPCFFLLYENDELVCFLDAFFPSSREIEFNGFTHPSYQRRGYFTALVNEALKTYRGMPFTQALFQCELNSKSGKAYLQKRYPLLDRSEYVMALARTDWANRPAKGTLRKLDKESLPEALAIACEAYGMDPTAGEQELEFLISEPEREVYLYLLDGQVIGMLNVHHESEERVMLHAVAIRSSDRGKGYGRAMMCLALEEVFRTVDTLLLEVDSENPPALALYRSLGFRVCSQVDYHRLIL; encoded by the coding sequence ATGCAAGAAAAGCAAATCGGGGAATTGCAGGAGCTTGTTTTCAGGCAAGAGCACCTGGAGAATGAGGTCTTTCTCTCCTCGGAGATGAATATCGACAAGGAGAAGCCCTGCTTCTTCCTGCTGTATGAGAACGATGAACTCGTTTGCTTTCTGGATGCTTTCTTTCCTTCATCCCGTGAAATCGAATTCAATGGGTTCACCCACCCCTCCTACCAAAGAAGAGGGTACTTCACGGCCTTGGTGAACGAGGCTCTGAAAACCTATCGGGGAATGCCCTTCACACAAGCCCTCTTCCAATGTGAGCTGAACAGCAAAAGCGGGAAAGCCTACCTGCAGAAGCGATATCCTCTTCTGGATCGCAGTGAGTACGTCATGGCGCTTGCCAGGACTGATTGGGCGAACCGCCCAGCCAAAGGAACATTGAGGAAATTGGACAAGGAATCACTTCCCGAGGCGCTCGCGATTGCCTGTGAAGCGTATGGGATGGATCCGACAGCAGGTGAACAGGAGTTGGAGTTCCTCATTTCGGAACCGGAAAGGGAGGTTTACCTCTACCTGCTGGACGGCCAGGTGATTGGAATGCTGAATGTACATCACGAGAGCGAAGAGAGGGTCATGCTCCATGCTGTGGCAATCCGCAGCAGTGATCGGGGCAAGGGCTATGGAAGGGCGATGATGTGTCTTGCCCTTGAGGAAGTATTCAGGACAGTCGATACCCTGCTCTTGGAAGTTGACTCGGAAAATCCTCCGGCGCTCGCTCTCTACCGCAGCCTGGGATTCAGGGTCTGCAGCCAGGTTGATTACCATAGATTGATTTTGTGA
- a CDS encoding bifunctional 4-hydroxy-2-oxoglutarate aldolase/2-dehydro-3-deoxy-phosphogluconate aldolase: protein MHDALFAQLHQIGLVPVVKIDDASKAVGLAKALIDGGLPCAEVTFRTAAAEESIRLISKAFPEMLVGAGTVINVEFAKKAVEAGARFIVSPGFNPKVVDWCLGHNIPIVPGVCTPSDIEAGLDRGLTTLKFFPAEASGGVEMLKNFAGPFPNLRFMPTGGVSTANLASYAKQPNVLAVGGSWMVKADLIEAEDWSAITALSREAVTALQGLEFAHLGINNEGDEEAQKTIAGLEAFGMKKKVGNSSTFLDTTIEVLPKMYLGKMGHLGFRCFDIERTLAYLGRYGFTVKEETVTRDAKGKIKVCYLEQELSGFALHLIRA from the coding sequence ATGCATGATGCACTGTTTGCACAACTTCACCAGATTGGACTGGTACCGGTAGTAAAGATTGATGATGCCTCCAAGGCCGTCGGCCTTGCCAAGGCTCTGATCGACGGAGGGCTTCCCTGCGCCGAGGTGACCTTCAGGACGGCTGCGGCCGAGGAGTCGATCAGGCTCATCAGCAAGGCATTCCCCGAGATGCTGGTCGGGGCGGGCACGGTCATCAACGTGGAATTCGCAAAGAAGGCCGTCGAGGCCGGAGCACGCTTCATCGTCAGCCCGGGCTTCAACCCCAAGGTGGTGGACTGGTGCCTTGGGCACAACATCCCCATCGTACCGGGTGTGTGCACCCCCAGCGACATCGAGGCGGGGCTCGACCGCGGCCTGACCACCCTCAAGTTCTTCCCGGCCGAAGCCAGCGGCGGGGTGGAGATGCTCAAGAACTTTGCAGGACCCTTCCCGAACCTGCGCTTCATGCCCACCGGCGGGGTGAGCACGGCAAACCTCGCATCCTACGCCAAGCAGCCGAACGTGCTTGCAGTCGGCGGCTCTTGGATGGTGAAGGCCGACCTCATCGAGGCCGAGGACTGGTCTGCGATCACGGCCCTGAGCCGGGAGGCGGTCACCGCCCTGCAGGGCCTCGAGTTCGCCCACCTGGGGATCAACAACGAGGGCGACGAGGAAGCACAGAAGACCATCGCCGGCCTTGAGGCCTTCGGGATGAAGAAGAAGGTGGGGAACAGCTCGACCTTCCTGGACACCACCATCGAGGTGCTTCCCAAGATGTACCTGGGCAAGATGGGCCACCTGGGCTTCCGCTGCTTCGACATCGAGCGCACCCTCGCATACCTGGGCCGCTACGGCTTCACCGTCAAGGAAGAGACCGTCACCCGCGATGCAAAGGGCAAGATCAAGGTCTGTTACCTTGAGCAGGAACTCAGCGGTTTCGCCCTCCACCTCATCAGGGCATAA
- a CDS encoding sugar kinase, which produces MGKKFVTFGEIMLRLKSPGHERFFQSPSLEATFGGGEANVAVSLSLLGKDAKFVTALPANAIGESAVREVRKYGVDTSAIKMTKGGRVGIYFLETGANQRPSSVVYDRAESSIALAKPSDFDFAAIMGDAAWLHVTGITPAISQDAADSCLAAMQEAKKQGATVSIDLNYRKKLWNYGKKAPEVMRELVKYADVIVANEEDIQKCLGIEAKIDVTTGELDTEVYKELTSEVKRQFPNIGVVAVTLRESKSADHNGWSAALSGKSGFYLSRHYEITDIIDRVGGGDSFSAGLIYALSEYGDDEQYVINFAVAASALKHSIDGDFNLTTKAEVEALLKGDGSGRVQR; this is translated from the coding sequence ATGGGTAAGAAGTTTGTGACATTTGGTGAAATCATGCTGAGGTTGAAATCTCCCGGACACGAGCGTTTCTTCCAGTCCCCCTCACTTGAGGCCACCTTCGGTGGTGGGGAAGCCAACGTAGCGGTGTCCCTCTCCCTGCTTGGCAAGGACGCAAAGTTTGTTACGGCACTTCCTGCCAATGCCATCGGTGAATCAGCAGTGAGGGAAGTCCGCAAGTACGGTGTGGATACTTCCGCCATCAAAATGACCAAGGGTGGGCGCGTAGGCATCTACTTCCTGGAGACCGGGGCAAACCAGAGACCGAGCTCGGTTGTCTACGACAGGGCTGAATCCTCAATTGCCTTGGCAAAGCCGTCAGATTTTGACTTTGCAGCCATCATGGGCGATGCAGCATGGCTGCATGTGACCGGCATCACCCCGGCAATCAGCCAGGACGCAGCAGACAGCTGCCTTGCTGCAATGCAGGAAGCAAAGAAGCAGGGTGCTACCGTCTCCATTGACCTCAACTATCGCAAGAAGCTCTGGAACTACGGAAAGAAAGCTCCTGAGGTAATGCGCGAACTGGTCAAGTATGCTGATGTCATTGTTGCCAATGAGGAAGACATCCAGAAGTGTCTGGGTATCGAGGCAAAGATTGATGTCACCACTGGTGAATTGGATACCGAGGTGTACAAGGAGCTTACCTCAGAGGTGAAGCGCCAGTTCCCGAACATCGGCGTCGTTGCCGTCACCCTGCGTGAAAGCAAGAGTGCCGACCACAACGGTTGGAGTGCTGCACTCAGCGGCAAGAGTGGTTTCTACCTCTCCCGCCACTATGAGATCACCGATATCATCGACCGTGTCGGTGGAGGGGACTCCTTCTCAGCAGGTCTGATCTATGCACTCAGTGAATACGGCGACGATGAGCAGTATGTCATCAACTTTGCCGTTGCGGCCTCTGCATTGAAGCACTCCATCGATGGGGACTTCAACCTCACTACCAAGGCAGAGGTGGAAGCACTGCTCAAGGGTGATGGGAGCGGCCGCGTACAGCGCTAG
- a CDS encoding DUF2202 domain-containing protein, producing the protein MHKTLIVTLILFVLGSFALVAQPLEEQQNVVMEETMGTTHGEDGLTYMREEEKLARDVYLTLYETWGIRTFLNIAKAEQQHMDTVGALLDARGLEDPAKDAQVGVFQNAELAKLYDELVTLGSKSAADAFLVGAIIEDLDIYDLNEYLAQTEDEAEIWVYTNLKRGSENHIRSFVRQLERYGSTYEARYISSEELASILGR; encoded by the coding sequence ATGCATAAAACACTAATCGTAACTCTTATTCTTTTCGTGCTGGGCAGTTTTGCCCTGGTCGCCCAACCTCTTGAGGAGCAGCAGAACGTGGTGATGGAAGAGACCATGGGCACAACCCATGGGGAGGACGGACTCACCTACATGAGGGAAGAGGAAAAGCTTGCCCGTGATGTCTATCTCACCCTCTATGAAACGTGGGGTATCCGGACCTTCCTGAACATCGCCAAGGCTGAGCAACAGCACATGGATACTGTAGGTGCACTGCTGGATGCCAGAGGCCTTGAGGATCCTGCAAAAGACGCGCAGGTCGGTGTCTTCCAGAATGCCGAGTTGGCCAAACTCTATGATGAGCTGGTGACCTTGGGCAGCAAGAGTGCGGCGGATGCATTCCTCGTAGGTGCAATCATTGAGGATCTGGATATCTATGATCTGAATGAGTACCTTGCACAGACAGAGGACGAAGCGGAGATTTGGGTCTACACCAATCTCAAGCGCGGCTCGGAGAACCATATCCGCAGTTTTGTCCGCCAGCTGGAGCGGTACGGTTCAACCTACGAAGCCCGCTACATCTCTTCAGAGGAGCTTGCCTCAATCCTGGGAAGGTAA
- a CDS encoding AEC family transporter, whose product MIFSTAFSVLFPLFAKIALGFGIRNAGLLSESTLRQVNNLIFRMFIPTLLFTNIYQTDFSTITSFRLLWFSVLSILVMNAFFMVFIPMIEPENRKRGVMVQGICRSNFIFFGMPMAVALFGGASAGLASLMVGVVVPMVNVTSVVALEYFRKKTPNAGMIIKGILLNPIVIGGLLGLAFSLASIRLPVIVERFLVEIAGIATPLALIILGSSVTFTSVKANRKSLILAVAGKLLIVPAVGVTLSILAGFRGLELILLMSMFASPAAVSSYTMAQQMDGDADLAGQIVVFTTAFSLFTLFFWITTLMALGYF is encoded by the coding sequence ATGATTTTCAGCACAGCCTTCTCTGTTCTCTTTCCGCTCTTCGCCAAGATAGCTTTGGGGTTTGGTATACGCAATGCCGGTTTGCTCAGTGAATCCACGCTCAGGCAGGTGAACAATCTCATCTTCCGCATGTTCATCCCGACCTTGTTGTTCACGAACATCTACCAGACCGATTTTTCCACCATCACCTCCTTCAGGCTGTTGTGGTTCTCAGTGCTTTCCATTCTGGTGATGAACGCCTTTTTCATGGTGTTCATCCCGATGATTGAACCGGAGAACCGAAAAAGGGGAGTGATGGTGCAAGGCATTTGCCGAAGCAATTTCATCTTCTTCGGCATGCCTATGGCAGTTGCACTTTTCGGAGGAGCCAGTGCCGGCCTGGCCTCCCTGATGGTGGGGGTGGTGGTACCGATGGTCAACGTCACCAGTGTGGTGGCCTTGGAGTACTTCCGCAAGAAGACACCCAACGCTGGCATGATCATCAAAGGCATCCTGCTCAACCCGATTGTCATCGGAGGCTTGTTGGGTTTGGCCTTCTCCCTTGCATCCATCCGACTTCCGGTGATTGTGGAACGATTTCTTGTGGAGATTGCAGGGATAGCGACCCCGTTGGCTCTCATCATCCTGGGCTCGTCGGTTACCTTCACCTCGGTGAAGGCAAACCGAAAGAGCCTGATTCTGGCAGTTGCGGGAAAGCTGCTGATCGTGCCGGCTGTTGGGGTGACACTCTCCATCCTTGCAGGGTTCAGAGGTCTTGAACTCATCCTGCTGATGTCGATGTTCGCTTCCCCTGCAGCCGTATCTTCCTACACGATGGCACAACAGATGGATGGGGATGCCGACCTCGCCGGTCAGATCGTGGTCTTCACCACGGCCTTCTCCCTCTTCACTCTCTTCTTCTGGATCACCACCCTCATGGCCTTGGGCTACTTCTAG
- a CDS encoding cupin domain-containing protein: MFVSHRDEIEKRQISETITKQVLVGPQQGWKDHVMRMFTLQKGGKAPHHAHPWQHIIYAVEGVGNLLMDGKDYPLKAGSVAYVPDDVVHQVSNAGDDTFVFICIVPERGDQ; this comes from the coding sequence ATGTTTGTATCCCATAGGGATGAGATAGAAAAGAGGCAGATATCCGAGACAATCACCAAACAGGTGCTGGTAGGCCCCCAACAGGGATGGAAAGATCATGTGATGCGCATGTTCACCCTCCAAAAGGGTGGCAAGGCCCCACACCATGCCCATCCTTGGCAGCATATCATCTATGCAGTCGAAGGTGTGGGCAACTTGCTGATGGATGGGAAGGACTATCCGCTGAAAGCAGGATCTGTGGCCTATGTGCCCGATGATGTGGTACACCAGGTATCCAATGCAGGAGATGACACATTCGTGTTCATCTGCATTGTCCCCGAACGGGGAGACCAGTAA
- a CDS encoding Gfo/Idh/MocA family oxidoreductase — protein MQQIRWGMIGCGSVTEVKSGPGFQKAEGSSLVAVMRRNGALAADYAKRHGVPKYYDDAQSLIDDDEVDAIYIATPPASHYGYALRAARAGKPVYCEKPMGLNAEQSKNMVEACKQAGVPLFCAYYRRALPKYLRVKELIDSGTLGPVRAVHILMQQSIKEEEYKDGGIWRVNPEISGGGKFHDVGSHALDLIDWILGPITEAQGEGLNQSKTYAADDMVFGHFRTGTGVAGTGIWCFNTFRDEDRTEIFCEKGKLTYSVLDIAAPILLETERGVETIGVEDPPMHVAQPLIQTVVNHLLGKGICESTGESALRTDIILEKLAGKA, from the coding sequence ATGCAACAGATTCGTTGGGGAATGATCGGGTGCGGTTCAGTGACCGAGGTAAAGAGTGGTCCGGGTTTCCAGAAAGCGGAAGGCTCCTCCTTGGTGGCCGTGATGCGACGCAACGGGGCTCTGGCAGCCGACTATGCAAAACGGCACGGAGTGCCGAAATACTATGACGATGCACAGTCCCTCATTGATGACGATGAGGTGGATGCCATCTATATCGCTACTCCACCCGCCTCTCACTATGGCTATGCACTCCGGGCAGCCAGAGCGGGCAAGCCCGTCTACTGCGAGAAGCCCATGGGACTCAATGCTGAGCAGAGCAAGAACATGGTTGAGGCATGCAAGCAGGCAGGCGTCCCTCTCTTTTGTGCCTATTACCGCAGGGCTCTTCCCAAATACCTTCGGGTGAAGGAGCTCATCGATTCGGGCACCCTTGGTCCTGTGCGCGCAGTACATATCCTGATGCAACAGTCGATCAAGGAAGAGGAGTACAAGGATGGGGGCATCTGGAGAGTCAACCCCGAGATAAGCGGAGGGGGAAAGTTCCATGATGTCGGTTCGCATGCCCTCGATCTCATCGATTGGATTCTCGGACCGATAACCGAGGCTCAGGGAGAGGGTCTGAACCAAAGCAAAACCTATGCCGCCGATGATATGGTCTTTGGTCATTTCCGGACTGGGACAGGGGTCGCCGGCACGGGGATTTGGTGTTTCAACACCTTCAGGGACGAAGACAGGACCGAGATTTTCTGTGAGAAAGGCAAACTCACCTACTCGGTATTGGACATAGCCGCTCCCATTCTCCTGGAAACAGAGAGAGGGGTGGAAACCATTGGGGTGGAGGATCCTCCCATGCATGTCGCCCAGCCTTTGATCCAAACGGTGGTGAACCACCTCTTGGGGAAGGGAATATGCGAGAGTACTGGCGAAAGTGCACTGCGTACTGATATCATATTGGAAAAACTAGCCGGCAAGGCATAA
- a CDS encoding IclR family transcriptional regulator has product MMGKKETETGSEKQQTSGVIRTIAILETLSRHQSINLESLAKETKLPKATLLRFLSTLVSLGYVYRDPSDLYSLTLKMFSVGSHGLEHIDLIHVANPIAQRLCDELGETVHMGVREENEAVYVLKKESSFTIRMYSRVGKSIPLYCTAIGKILLSDLGEGELRGYLDTTHLKPFTPNTLQDPLKLREELKQIRKQGWASDNEEHEMGTLCIGSPIRDYTGKVVAAMSVSWPLFRFNPEEKKRITASITDACESLSKLLGWTNE; this is encoded by the coding sequence ATGATGGGAAAGAAAGAGACTGAGACGGGCAGTGAAAAACAACAGACGAGCGGAGTCATCAGGACCATCGCAATCCTTGAGACGCTTTCCAGGCATCAGAGCATCAACCTGGAAAGCCTTGCCAAGGAGACCAAGTTGCCAAAAGCCACCCTCCTCAGATTTCTTTCCACCCTGGTCTCGCTCGGCTATGTATACCGGGATCCCAGCGACCTCTACAGCCTTACGCTGAAGATGTTCAGTGTCGGATCCCACGGTCTTGAGCACATCGACCTGATCCATGTCGCCAACCCGATCGCCCAACGTCTGTGCGACGAGCTGGGCGAGACGGTGCACATGGGGGTCAGGGAAGAGAACGAGGCTGTCTATGTTCTGAAGAAGGAGTCTTCCTTTACCATCCGTATGTACAGCCGGGTGGGAAAAAGCATTCCTCTCTACTGTACGGCGATCGGGAAGATCCTGCTCAGTGACCTGGGAGAAGGCGAGCTGAGGGGCTATCTCGATACAACCCATCTCAAGCCCTTCACCCCGAATACCCTCCAGGATCCACTGAAGCTGCGGGAGGAACTGAAACAAATCCGCAAACAAGGGTGGGCATCGGACAACGAGGAGCATGAGATGGGTACGCTGTGCATCGGCTCGCCCATCCGCGACTACACCGGAAAGGTTGTGGCAGCCATGAGCGTATCCTGGCCACTGTTCAGGTTCAATCCTGAGGAGAAGAAACGTATCACCGCTTCCATCACCGATGCCTGCGAAAGCTTGTCAAAATTATTGGGCTGGACAAACGAGTAA